AGAGACGGCGGCAGGGGAAAGTCCGCGTCGCAGCCCGAGGGCAACGGCCTCGCCCGCGGCCGAGGATGCCAGCTCCACCGCAGTACGATCCACGGCATCTCGTCTGCCGGTGAGCCAGGAGACCGGGGCCGATCCGTCGGCATCCGCCGCTGCTCGGGTTCGATGTCCGAAGATGCTGTCGAGCAAGGATCGTTCGGGCTCGGTGGCGTCACCCTGGCTGAGGTACTGGATGCCGAGGACCGGGTGAGAGGCGCCCTGGTGGAACTCGACAATCCGCACAACTCCCCGCTCGGCGAGGTCGAGGATGGTGGCGCCTGCCGCCCGAAGGGGTGTTCCGAGCACATTGGCCGCGAGGAAGAGACCTACACCCTTCGGAGGCTGGAACTCGGTGACGACGACGCCCCGGCCGCCGTCATCAGGCGAGAAAGCGACGCGGCTGAGCAGGGCGATGAGGGCCGCGAGCGCTCCCGCGGTGAGCGCGATGAGCAGCGCGACGAGCGAGTGAGTTGGCACGGCGGTCTCCTTACATTAACTACAGTCAGTAGTTTGCGGGAAGGCCTCCCCAACGTCAAGCGGGGTGCTGGTCGCTTCTGGTGCGCTCGAGCAGCAACTCGAGCGATTCCACGAGTCGATCGAGCGCGAACTCGAATGCCTCGTCGGCACGAGCCTTGCCAGAACGGTTCGCGCGGAGCGCTCGACCGAGAGCGGTATCCGCTTCGATCGCGTCGGGGCCGTAGATGTCATCCGGCGCATTGATGTCGAGTGCGCTGCCGATAGCAAGCAGGTCGATCGAGGTGATGATCTTGAGCACATCAACGGAGGCGAACCCTGCAGCCTCCAGCTTCTCCGCGAATCGGGCCACGGCGTCGAGCGGCTCTGTCGCAGCCATTGACGAGATCATGAACTCGGCCGCGATCCAGGGATGCTGGCCGATCGAGTCTCGGTCACTGCGGGCGACGTGACGAACCGAATCCTGCCACGACCATTCCGCGCGCAGCTCCGCGTTCACGGAAAGATGGATTCGCTTGCGAACGAGTTCGAGCACATCCTCCCTGCCCGAGACATGGTTGTAGAGCGAAGGCCCCTTCACGCCCAGGGTTCGCGCAATCTGCGTCAGCGTGAACTGACCTCGTTGCGCGTCAATCAGTTGGAGCGCCGCGTCGGCGATGAGCTCCGGGGTGATGAGCGGGGCAGTCGGTCGACCCATGCGCGGCCCTTTCCGTTGTGGCCACTTCCTGCCGTGGCACGAGTTCACTCTAGCGTGCGGAATCTACATCTCATAGTTTAACTCGCGATAACTACGATCCGTAGATATCAAACTCACAGGACATCAATCACGGGACAGACCATGAAAACCACAACCCTTCTCGCAGCGGGCACCGTCGCGGCCCTGTCACTGGCTTTAGTGATCCCGGCATCCATCGCGATCGCCGACGAGACCTCCGAGCCCTCCGCGGTCACGCTCACCCCGGTGGCCGAGGCACCGTCACCAACGGCAGTCGAATCCGTTCCGGAGCCGGAAGCGACCCCACTCGCAGCGCCCACGGACGGCGCCACGCCCGACAGCGTCCTCGTCGCACCCGTCGTCGACGAAACCGCGCCACAGGCCGAGTCATCCGCACCGGCCCCTGCGACACCCTCGACGGACTCCGAGTCCACCGCAGAATCCGCGTCCGTGCCTCCGACGAACGAATCGCCGACTCCAGAGCGCATGTGGGAGGCAGCAACGCCGGAGTTCGCTCTTTCCGCTGGCACCCGCGACCTCACCTTCACCATCACGGACCCCTCGGGCGACCCGGTGCTGGGGGCAGAGGTCGTGCCACACCACGTCGTCAACGGATCGGACGTTTCGATCTTCGGCTTCTCCAACACCTCCGGCGTCGCCACAGTCACCGACGTGCCCTGGGGAACCTACAGATTCGAAATCCAGGCGCCCGAGGCTCGCCTCGACCTTCGCAGCGAGTGGTGGGGGGATGCGTACGCACCGTCGGATGCTGTCACGGCTACTATCGCCGCCACCGGTCCCGTCTCCTTCGCCGTTCAGCTCGACGCCTCTCCGTCGGCGGGAAACCGCAGCATCACCGGTGTCATCACGGGTGATCACGGGCAGCCGGTTCCTCACGCAACTATCGACCTGTACCGATTCGGTCAGCCCTACCCCGAGGTCACGACGGTCGCCGATGAGGACGGCAGCTATGCCTTCCGTGGGCTCGGCGACGGAGTGTTCGAGTTGAAGGCCTGGTCATACGGCTACTTCCCGATGTGGTTCGGCGGCCAGGAGCGGGTCGCGGCCATTTCGTTGCCGCTTAACGCCGCAACGCCCGTCGCTCTGGCATCGGTGGAGCTTCCACAGTACGGGGGAATGCTGCGTGCGAAGGTGCTCGATCCGTACGGAGCGCCCGTAAAGTTCGCCCAGGTTCAGTTGTACCCGGTCGGCGGAGACAACCTCGTGTCCTACGGATCGACCGACAGCCTCGGTTACACCCTCGTGTCGGCCCTTGACGTCGGCGACTACGAGGTCAAGGTGATCCCACAGGACGAGTCACTCCTCGCAGAAGAATGGTGGCAGGACTCCGCCATCCGCAATGGTTCGAGTGTGATCTCTGTCGCGAACGACTCGGAGACGACCATCACTGTCGAACTGAACTACGCGGAGACGATCGCGAACCCCGACAACTACGGAGTCCAGGCGGGCGAGACCCTCTTCGCGACTGGAGAGTCGCTCACGGTACTCGCCAATGACTACGGCATGGCCGACATGACCGTGGCGCTCATGGATGGACCCGATCACGCCGCTGGCTTCGAGCTGGCTCCGAACGGCGAGTTCCAGTACGACGCCGACTCCGCGTTCGAAGGCAATGACACGTTCACCTATCGCGCCGTGGGTGCCGACGGACTCGAAAGCACGGAGACGACGGTCACCATCGAAGTGTTCGATGACACTCCTGACCTGCCGGTAGCGGTCGACGACTTCTACAGCACGATGGTCAACACGCTGCTCGTCGTTGACGCTCCCGGTGTACTCGCCAACGATGTGCCGGGCGGTCAACCGATCGATTCCGTACACGAACTCGTGGAGGACACGGAGCACGGCACCCTGGTGTTGAACCCCGA
This genomic window from Antiquaquibacter oligotrophicus contains:
- a CDS encoding DUF2207 family protein translates to MPTHSLVALLIALTAGALAALIALLSRVAFSPDDGGRGVVVTEFQPPKGVGLFLAANVLGTPLRAAGATILDLAERGVVRIVEFHQGASHPVLGIQYLSQGDATEPERSLLDSIFGHRTRAAADADGSAPVSWLTGRRDAVDRTAVELASSAAGEAVALGLRRGLSPAAVSTAALCAALTFVAGAVAVVEAGSSDFWTILVTMLLAMAGGALAVLGLILVLRHRPLTRDGALMREQLLGLRAYLALAEQQRIQQLHDLRTAPREPNSGAVAVLETREPLLSWAMALGLDVEWSRRLEFGRRRDGV
- a CDS encoding TetR/AcrR family transcriptional regulator, whose product is MGRPTAPLITPELIADAALQLIDAQRGQFTLTQIARTLGVKGPSLYNHVSGREDVLELVRKRIHLSVNAELRAEWSWQDSVRHVARSDRDSIGQHPWIAAEFMISSMAATEPLDAVARFAEKLEAAGFASVDVLKIITSIDLLAIGSALDINAPDDIYGPDAIEADTALGRALRANRSGKARADEAFEFALDRLVESLELLLERTRSDQHPA
- a CDS encoding Ig-like domain-containing protein; translation: MKTTTLLAAGTVAALSLALVIPASIAIADETSEPSAVTLTPVAEAPSPTAVESVPEPEATPLAAPTDGATPDSVLVAPVVDETAPQAESSAPAPATPSTDSESTAESASVPPTNESPTPERMWEAATPEFALSAGTRDLTFTITDPSGDPVLGAEVVPHHVVNGSDVSIFGFSNTSGVATVTDVPWGTYRFEIQAPEARLDLRSEWWGDAYAPSDAVTATIAATGPVSFAVQLDASPSAGNRSITGVITGDHGQPVPHATIDLYRFGQPYPEVTTVADEDGSYAFRGLGDGVFELKAWSYGYFPMWFGGQERVAAISLPLNAATPVALASVELPQYGGMLRAKVLDPYGAPVKFAQVQLYPVGGDNLVSYGSTDSLGYTLVSALDVGDYEVKVIPQDESLLAEEWWQDSAIRNGSSVISVANDSETTITVELNYAETIANPDNYGVQAGETLFATGESLTVLANDYGMADMTVALMDGPDHAAGFELAPNGEFQYDADSAFEGNDTFTYRAVGADGLESTETTVTIEVFDDTPDLPVAVDDFYSTMVNTLLVVDAPGVLANDVPGGQPIDSVHELVEDTEHGTLVLNPDGSFAYEPDPGFVGVDTFRYSNEDGDLRSEPGTVTITVGVPPHGDDDTDSSTDSNTESNTDTSTDSADKADKHASSVSGLAFTGVDLLMPTIAALLVLAAGVLLAIATRRKRGQWIE